The Amycolatopsis sp. DG1A-15b genome window below encodes:
- a CDS encoding GMC family oxidoreductase, with protein sequence MDYDVLVIGSGFGGSVTALRLTEKGYRVGVLETGRRFADDEFAKTSWRVRKYLWAPALGCFGIQRLTLLKNTFVMSGSGVGGGSLVYANTLYEPPDGFYADPQWAHITDWKAELAPYYDQAKRMLGVVENSATTAADRVLREVAVDMGIGHTYRRTPVGVYFGQSGVDPFFGGAGPLRSSCTLCGECMTGCRVGAKNTTVKNYLYLAEQAGAVVHPLTTAITVRPISGGYAVDTVRTGRRARRTFTATQVVFSAASLGTQRLLHRMRDTGTLPLVSPRLGLLARTNSEAVLAARSLRTDTDYTRGVAITSSIHPDDVTHVEPVRYGRGSNLMGLLATVLVDGSPGRRRWVLGVRELWRSRRHLLRIHNPRHWSERMIGLLVMQTLDNSVTTYTKRGLFGRRMTTRQGSGAPSPSWIPAGHEVTRRVASKIGGLPQGAWTDLANIPITGHFIGGCTIGDSPGTGVVDPYQRLYGYPGLHVVDGSVISANLGVNPSLTITAQAERAMAFWPNRGEADPRPELGSPYQRVTAVAPRKPVVPSEAPGALRLPLTPR encoded by the coding sequence ATGGACTACGACGTCCTGGTGATCGGTTCGGGGTTCGGCGGCAGCGTCACGGCGCTGCGGCTGACCGAGAAGGGCTACCGCGTCGGCGTGCTGGAGACCGGCCGCCGGTTCGCCGACGACGAGTTCGCGAAGACGTCGTGGCGGGTGCGGAAGTACCTGTGGGCGCCGGCACTGGGCTGCTTCGGCATCCAGCGCCTGACGCTGCTGAAGAACACGTTCGTGATGAGCGGTTCCGGCGTCGGCGGGGGTTCGCTGGTGTACGCCAACACGCTGTACGAGCCCCCGGACGGGTTTTACGCCGACCCGCAGTGGGCGCACATCACGGACTGGAAGGCCGAGCTCGCGCCGTACTACGACCAGGCGAAGCGGATGCTCGGCGTGGTCGAGAACTCGGCGACGACGGCCGCGGACCGGGTCCTTCGCGAGGTGGCCGTCGACATGGGCATCGGGCACACGTACCGGCGCACGCCCGTCGGCGTCTACTTCGGACAGTCCGGGGTGGACCCGTTCTTCGGCGGCGCCGGTCCCCTGCGTTCTTCCTGCACGCTGTGCGGCGAGTGCATGACCGGGTGCCGGGTCGGGGCGAAGAACACGACCGTGAAGAACTACCTGTACCTGGCCGAGCAGGCGGGCGCCGTGGTGCACCCGCTGACCACCGCGATCACGGTGCGGCCGATCTCCGGCGGGTACGCGGTGGACACGGTCCGCACCGGCCGCCGGGCCCGCCGGACGTTCACCGCGACGCAGGTGGTGTTCTCCGCGGCTTCGCTGGGGACGCAGCGGCTCCTGCACCGGATGCGGGACACCGGGACGCTGCCTCTCGTGTCCCCTCGGCTCGGGCTCCTGGCCCGCACGAACTCCGAAGCGGTGCTCGCGGCCCGGTCGTTGCGCACGGACACGGACTACACGCGCGGGGTCGCGATCACGTCGTCGATCCACCCGGACGACGTGACGCACGTGGAGCCGGTGCGGTACGGGCGCGGCAGCAACCTGATGGGGTTGCTGGCGACGGTGCTGGTGGACGGCTCGCCGGGCCGTCGCCGCTGGGTGCTGGGCGTGCGCGAACTGTGGCGGTCCCGGCGCCACCTGCTGCGGATCCACAACCCGCGGCACTGGTCGGAGCGGATGATCGGGCTGCTGGTGATGCAGACGCTGGACAATTCCGTGACGACGTACACGAAACGCGGCCTGTTCGGCCGGCGCATGACGACTCGCCAGGGTTCGGGAGCACCGTCGCCGTCGTGGATCCCGGCGGGCCACGAGGTGACGCGCCGGGTGGCTTCGAAGATCGGCGGCCTGCCACAGGGGGCCTGGACGGATCTGGCGAACATCCCCATCACGGGCCACTTCATCGGCGGCTGCACGATCGGCGATTCCCCCGGAACCGGCGTGGTCGACCCGTACCAGCGGCTGTACGGGTACCCGGGGCTGCACGTGGTGGACGGCTCGGTGATCTCGGCCAACCTGGGCGTGAACCCCTCGCTGACGATCACCGCCCAGGCCGAGCGGGCAATGGCGTTCTGGCCGAATCGCGGGGAAGCCGATCCACGGCCTGAGCTGGGCTCGCCGTACCAGCGCGTGACGGCGGTGGCGCCGCGGAAGCCGGTGGTGCCGTCGGAGGCGCCGGGAGCCCTGCGGCTGCCGCTGACGCCCCGCTGA
- a CDS encoding NAD(P)/FAD-dependent oxidoreductase: MTGSAKGPSVLIVGTGFGGIGTAIELKRAGFTGFTILESAAGPGGVWRDNTYPGAACDIPSPLYSFSFEPNPRWPKRFSHQPDILAYLRRVIAKYGLEPHIRYRTEVTGAAFDEARSIWRVETRSGESFEANVFVPAVGQLSRPALPDIPNRESFAGDAFHSARWDHGVDLTGKRVAVIGTGASAVQFVPELRKRAQHVTVFQRTPPYVMAKSDPSYRRWQHWLFEHLPPTQLLGRLRIFLLAEYATYAMTRHPVLAKMFELRTAQLRRRHIKDPELRAKLKPAYPLGCKRILFTNDYLPALAQPDVDVETRRIREITEKGVRVEDGTEIEADVLIYGTGFAATEFLGRLAVRGLGGRSLGDEWSGGARAYLGMTVPGFPNLFCVYGPNTNLGAGSIIYMIERQARYIRQAVERLARPGVSYLDVLPEVEERYDREVQRRLGRSVWTACTSWYRQADGRVTTNWPGLVTEYDRRTRRFDVADYRVAG; the protein is encoded by the coding sequence ATGACTGGTTCGGCGAAGGGGCCGTCGGTGCTGATCGTGGGCACCGGGTTCGGCGGCATCGGCACGGCGATCGAGCTCAAGCGCGCCGGGTTCACCGGCTTCACGATCCTGGAGAGCGCCGCCGGACCCGGCGGCGTCTGGCGGGACAACACCTACCCCGGCGCCGCGTGCGACATCCCCTCGCCGCTCTACTCCTTCTCCTTCGAGCCCAACCCGCGGTGGCCGAAGCGGTTCTCGCACCAGCCCGACATCCTCGCCTACCTGCGGCGCGTCATCGCGAAGTACGGGCTCGAGCCGCACATCAGGTACCGGACCGAAGTCACCGGGGCCGCGTTCGACGAAGCGCGGAGCATCTGGCGCGTCGAGACGCGGAGCGGGGAGAGCTTCGAGGCGAACGTCTTCGTCCCCGCCGTCGGGCAGCTGTCGCGGCCGGCGCTGCCGGACATCCCGAACCGGGAGAGCTTCGCCGGCGACGCCTTCCACTCCGCGCGGTGGGACCACGGCGTCGACCTGACCGGCAAGCGCGTCGCCGTGATCGGGACCGGGGCCAGCGCCGTGCAGTTCGTGCCCGAGCTGCGGAAACGCGCGCAGCACGTCACGGTCTTCCAGCGCACGCCGCCGTACGTCATGGCGAAGTCCGATCCGAGCTACCGGCGGTGGCAGCACTGGCTGTTCGAACACCTGCCGCCGACCCAGCTGCTCGGGCGGCTGCGGATCTTCCTGCTCGCCGAGTACGCCACCTACGCGATGACGCGCCACCCGGTGCTGGCGAAGATGTTCGAGCTGCGGACCGCGCAGCTGCGGCGCCGCCACATCAAGGACCCGGAGCTGCGGGCGAAACTCAAGCCGGCGTACCCCCTGGGCTGCAAGCGGATCCTCTTCACCAACGACTACCTGCCCGCGCTCGCCCAGCCGGACGTCGACGTCGAGACGCGGCGGATCCGCGAGATCACCGAGAAGGGTGTCCGGGTCGAGGACGGGACGGAGATCGAAGCGGACGTGCTGATCTACGGCACCGGCTTCGCCGCGACGGAGTTCCTCGGCCGGCTGGCGGTGCGCGGCCTCGGCGGGCGGTCACTCGGGGACGAGTGGTCCGGCGGCGCGCGGGCGTACCTGGGCATGACCGTGCCCGGCTTCCCCAACCTGTTCTGCGTCTACGGGCCCAACACGAACCTCGGCGCCGGGTCCATCATCTACATGATCGAGCGCCAGGCGCGCTACATCCGGCAGGCGGTGGAACGGCTCGCCCGGCCCGGCGTGTCCTATTTGGACGTGCTACCGGAGGTCGAGGAGCGGTACGACCGCGAGGTGCAGCGGCGGCTGGGCCGCAGCGTGTGGACCGCCTGCACGAGCTGGTACCGGCAGGCCGACGGCCGGGTGACGACCAACTGGCCCGGCCTGGTCACCGAGTACGACCGCCGGACCCGGCGCTTCGACGTCGCCGACTACCGGGTGGCGGGCTGA
- a CDS encoding winged helix DNA-binding domain-containing protein: METLSRRAVNRATLERQLLLRRAKMSAFDAVAHLAGLQAQAPFPPYFGLWSRVEGFQPAELAELLESRRVVRIALMRGTVHLVTAADALAWRPVVQVLYDRDLKQNALHARELAGLDHDLVSEAARKLLLHGPMPGTALGAELARTWDVPAASLTHLARGRLPLVQTPPRAIWGKAGQTTYACLDEWVGAPLSPPSPASLISRYLRAFGPATVADVQTWAGITRLGEVAASMDLRRYRDPDGRELLDLPELTLPGEDVPAPPRLLGPFDQMILSYADRTRVISDAYRKRVISHNGLVKGTLLVDGQVCGFWEIKASRKAAVIELSPFDKLAKRALAALEKSAAELVKWAEAAAETHDVRVLPPE; encoded by the coding sequence GTGGAGACCTTGAGCCGCCGAGCCGTGAACCGCGCCACGTTGGAGCGCCAGCTGCTGCTGCGCCGGGCGAAGATGTCCGCCTTCGACGCGGTGGCGCACCTGGCCGGGCTCCAGGCGCAGGCGCCGTTCCCGCCGTACTTCGGGTTGTGGTCGCGGGTGGAGGGGTTCCAGCCCGCGGAACTGGCGGAGCTGCTCGAGAGCCGGCGCGTGGTGCGGATCGCGCTGATGCGCGGCACCGTCCACCTGGTGACCGCGGCGGACGCGCTGGCGTGGCGGCCGGTGGTGCAGGTGCTGTACGACCGCGACCTGAAGCAGAACGCCCTGCACGCCCGCGAGCTGGCCGGGCTCGACCACGACCTCGTCAGCGAGGCCGCGCGGAAGCTGCTCCTCCACGGGCCGATGCCGGGCACGGCGCTGGGTGCCGAGCTGGCGCGGACCTGGGACGTCCCGGCGGCCTCCCTGACCCACCTGGCCCGCGGCCGGCTGCCGCTGGTGCAGACCCCGCCCCGGGCGATCTGGGGCAAGGCCGGGCAGACGACGTACGCGTGCCTGGACGAGTGGGTGGGCGCTCCCCTGTCGCCGCCTTCGCCCGCTTCGCTGATTTCGCGGTACTTGCGCGCCTTCGGCCCGGCCACGGTGGCGGACGTGCAGACGTGGGCGGGCATCACGCGCCTGGGTGAAGTGGCCGCTTCGATGGACTTGCGCCGCTACCGCGACCCGGACGGCCGCGAGCTGCTGGACCTGCCGGAGCTGACGCTGCCCGGCGAGGACGTCCCGGCCCCGCCGCGGCTGCTGGGACCGTTCGACCAGATGATCCTGTCGTACGCGGACCGGACCCGGGTGATCTCGGACGCCTACCGCAAGCGCGTGATCTCGCACAACGGCCTGGTCAAGGGCACGCTGCTGGTCGACGGCCAGGTGTGCGGCTTCTGGGAGATCAAGGCGTCGCGCAAGGCCGCGGTGATCGAGCTGTCGCCGTTCGACAAGCTGGCGAAGCGGGCCCTGGCGGCGTTGGAGAAGTCGGCGGCAGAACTGGTGAAGTGGGCCGAGGCGGCCGCGGAGACGCACGACGTGCGCGTCCTGCCCCCGGAGTGA
- a CDS encoding AraC family transcriptional regulator yields the protein MAELAAPAVGDWDFPRGTASIELMTRFAAERGVPAERLLAATTLTPELLADPAVQVDARQELAVVRALAGLDGSDATALELGRRYRVTTFGIFGFACISSPTLRDAMLFALRYFDLSFAFCIPHVVLGADRLTLELDDSRVPADVARFLVLRDLAAIFAVMRDLLPEIVLDELAFRHETSTPEDYLAAFGVPPRFGADGCRATLDPALLSRPLPQANDQTVALCAAQCEALVARRRQRSGISQQVRERLVRLGGVDAGMDEIARQLTLSTRTLRRRLTEAGTSYRALVDEVRQTLAEELLDTGVLSVEDVAYRLGYAEASSFIHAFKRWTGMTPAAFARRFRAARRGPPGR from the coding sequence ATGGCCGAGCTCGCCGCGCCCGCCGTCGGGGACTGGGACTTCCCGCGCGGCACCGCGAGCATCGAGCTGATGACCCGGTTCGCGGCGGAACGGGGCGTGCCGGCCGAACGGCTGCTCGCCGCGACCACGCTGACGCCGGAACTGCTCGCCGACCCGGCCGTCCAGGTCGACGCCCGCCAGGAGCTGGCCGTCGTCCGGGCGCTGGCCGGCCTGGACGGCTCGGACGCGACGGCGCTGGAGCTGGGCCGCCGCTACCGCGTCACCACCTTCGGCATCTTCGGCTTCGCCTGCATCAGCAGCCCGACGTTGCGCGACGCGATGCTCTTCGCCCTCCGCTACTTCGACCTGAGCTTCGCCTTCTGCATCCCGCACGTCGTCCTCGGCGCCGACCGGCTGACGCTGGAGCTCGACGACAGCCGCGTGCCCGCCGACGTCGCCCGTTTCCTCGTCCTGCGCGACCTGGCCGCGATCTTCGCCGTCATGCGTGACCTCCTGCCCGAGATCGTGCTGGACGAGCTGGCCTTCCGGCACGAAACGTCCACGCCGGAGGATTACCTGGCCGCGTTCGGCGTACCGCCGCGTTTCGGCGCCGACGGCTGCCGCGCGACCCTCGACCCGGCGTTGCTGAGCCGGCCGCTGCCGCAGGCCAACGACCAGACCGTGGCCCTGTGCGCCGCCCAGTGCGAAGCGCTCGTCGCCCGGCGCCGGCAGCGTTCGGGCATTTCGCAGCAGGTGCGGGAACGCCTGGTCCGGCTCGGCGGCGTCGACGCCGGCATGGACGAAATCGCCCGCCAGCTGACGCTCAGCACCCGCACCCTGCGCCGGCGCCTGACCGAGGCCGGCACGAGTTACCGGGCGCTGGTCGACGAGGTCCGCCAGACGCTCGCCGAAGAGCTCCTGGACACCGGCGTGCTGTCGGTCGAGGACGTCGCCTACCGGCTCGGGTATGCCGAAGCGTCGAGCTTCATCCACGCGTTCAAGCGCTGGACCGGGATGACACCGGCGGCGTTCGCCCGTCGCTTCCGCGCCGCTCGGCGAGGACCGCCGGGTAGGTGA
- a CDS encoding TetR/AcrR family transcriptional regulator: protein MTSGTRPRRRRLEPAERRAEILAAARHLFGAGSYASVSTSDIAEAAGVARPLINHYFGGKRELYLEVVRQLMIVPAPVTEALPDTTMEQRLAIGVERWIEVVDRNRDAWLTVIGPESAGRDPEIERIMLEADEIAADRVLEAALMTGVTEGREELRAMIRSFGGMLRAASREWLIRGTLDRAALRTFLTDSLLNLLKITYPAVLAERRGSDGRTPPVSSRSSA from the coding sequence ATGACCAGTGGGACCCGGCCCCGGCGCCGCCGGCTCGAACCGGCCGAACGGCGGGCGGAGATCCTCGCCGCCGCCCGGCACCTGTTCGGGGCGGGCAGCTACGCCTCGGTGTCCACTTCGGACATCGCCGAGGCCGCCGGGGTGGCGCGCCCGCTGATCAACCACTACTTCGGCGGGAAGCGCGAGCTGTACCTGGAAGTGGTGCGGCAGCTGATGATCGTGCCCGCGCCGGTCACCGAAGCGCTGCCGGACACCACGATGGAGCAGCGGCTGGCGATCGGCGTCGAACGGTGGATCGAAGTCGTGGACCGCAACCGCGACGCCTGGCTGACCGTGATCGGGCCGGAGTCGGCCGGGCGCGACCCCGAGATCGAGCGGATCATGCTGGAGGCCGACGAGATCGCCGCCGACCGGGTCCTGGAAGCCGCGCTGATGACCGGCGTGACCGAAGGCCGCGAAGAGCTGCGGGCGATGATCCGGTCGTTCGGCGGGATGCTGCGCGCGGCGTCGCGGGAGTGGCTGATCCGCGGCACGCTGGACCGCGCGGCGCTGCGCACCTTCCTCACCGATTCGCTGCTCAACCTGCTGAAGATCACCTACCCGGCGGTCCTCGCCGAGCGGCGCGGAAGCGACGGGCGAACGCCGCCGGTGTCATCCCGGTCCAGCGCTTGA
- a CDS encoding TetR/AcrR family transcriptional regulator: MTAPRRGRPGYDLESLLQVAVKLFNERGYDGTSMEDLSRKLGITKSAIYHHVPSKEELLRLAVDRALDGLFEVASATAQLDGRAIDRLEHLVRGSVLVLADRLPFVTLLLRVRGNTKVERAALARRREFDRLVTDLVKQAEAEGDVRPDVDPAVTARLVFGMVNSLIEWYKPRRGSAAAEVADAVCKVAFEGLRTGS, encoded by the coding sequence GTGACGGCCCCGCGGCGCGGGCGGCCCGGCTACGACCTCGAATCACTGCTGCAGGTGGCGGTGAAGCTGTTCAACGAGCGCGGCTACGACGGCACGAGCATGGAGGACCTCTCCCGCAAGCTCGGCATCACGAAGTCGGCGATCTACCACCACGTGCCGAGCAAGGAGGAACTGCTGCGGCTGGCGGTGGACCGGGCCCTGGACGGGCTGTTCGAGGTGGCCTCGGCGACGGCTCAGCTCGACGGGCGGGCGATCGACCGGCTGGAACACCTGGTGCGCGGCAGCGTGCTGGTGCTGGCGGACCGGCTGCCGTTCGTGACGTTGCTGCTGCGCGTGCGCGGCAACACGAAGGTGGAGCGGGCGGCGCTGGCGCGGCGGCGCGAATTCGACCGGCTGGTGACGGACCTGGTGAAGCAGGCCGAAGCGGAAGGCGACGTCCGCCCGGACGTCGACCCGGCGGTGACCGCGCGGCTGGTGTTCGGCATGGTGAACTCGCTGATCGAGTGGTACAAGCCGCGGCGCGGGTCGGCGGCGGCCGAGGTCGCGGACGCGGTGTGCAAGGTGGCCTTCGAGGGCCTGCGCACCGGGTCGTGA
- the paaK gene encoding phenylacetate--CoA ligase PaaK, with product MIETDIGADELAALQLERLQWTLRHAYANVPAYTRKFDEAGVHPDDCKELADLAKFPFTTKQDLRENYPFGMFAVPQDQVRRIHASSGTTGKATVVGYTERDIDTWATVMARSIHAAGGRPGHKVHVAYGYGLFTGGLGAHYGAEKLGCTVIPASGGMTARQVQLITDFRPEVIMVTPSYMLTLLDEFERQGVDPRASSLKVGIFGAEPWTEQMRTEIEERFALDAVDIYGLSEVMGPGVAQECVETKDGLHIWEDHFYPEVIDPYSEEVLGGGETGELVFTSLTKQALPIIRYRTRDLTELNPGTARPAFRRMAKVTGRTDDLIILRGVNVFPTQIEEIVLRTAGLSPHFQLVRSTRGRLDHLTVRVEARHDASGDDRSRAASELVTGVKDGVGVTVSVDVVDPDTLERSMGKMRRIVDQRDKP from the coding sequence ATGATCGAGACGGACATCGGCGCCGACGAGCTGGCCGCCCTCCAGCTGGAACGTCTGCAGTGGACACTCCGGCACGCCTACGCGAACGTGCCCGCCTACACGCGGAAGTTCGACGAAGCCGGCGTCCACCCGGACGACTGCAAGGAACTCGCCGACCTGGCCAAGTTCCCGTTCACCACCAAGCAGGACCTGCGCGAGAACTACCCGTTCGGGATGTTCGCCGTGCCGCAGGACCAGGTGCGGCGCATCCACGCCTCCAGCGGCACCACCGGCAAGGCCACCGTCGTCGGGTACACCGAGCGGGACATCGACACCTGGGCGACGGTGATGGCCCGCTCGATCCACGCCGCCGGCGGGCGGCCGGGGCACAAGGTGCACGTCGCCTACGGCTACGGGCTGTTCACCGGCGGCCTCGGCGCGCACTACGGCGCCGAGAAGCTGGGCTGCACGGTGATCCCGGCCTCGGGCGGGATGACCGCGCGGCAGGTGCAGCTGATCACCGACTTCCGGCCCGAGGTCATCATGGTGACGCCGTCGTACATGCTGACGCTGCTCGACGAGTTCGAGCGCCAGGGCGTCGACCCGCGGGCGAGCTCGCTGAAGGTCGGCATCTTCGGCGCCGAGCCGTGGACCGAGCAGATGCGCACCGAGATCGAGGAGCGGTTCGCGCTCGACGCCGTCGACATCTACGGGCTGTCGGAGGTGATGGGCCCGGGTGTCGCGCAGGAGTGCGTCGAGACGAAGGACGGCCTGCACATCTGGGAGGACCACTTCTACCCCGAGGTGATCGACCCGTACTCCGAGGAGGTCCTGGGCGGCGGCGAGACCGGCGAACTGGTGTTCACGTCCCTGACCAAGCAGGCACTGCCGATCATCCGCTACCGCACCCGCGACCTGACCGAGCTGAACCCGGGCACCGCACGGCCGGCCTTCCGGCGGATGGCCAAGGTGACCGGCCGGACCGACGACCTGATCATCCTGCGCGGGGTCAACGTCTTCCCCACCCAGATCGAAGAGATCGTGCTGCGGACGGCCGGGCTGAGCCCGCACTTCCAGCTCGTCCGGTCCACGCGCGGCCGGCTCGACCACCTGACCGTGCGGGTCGAGGCCCGCCACGACGCTTCCGGCGACGACCGGTCGCGCGCGGCTTCGGAGCTGGTCACCGGCGTGAAGGACGGTGTCGGCGTGACGGTGTCGGTGGACGTCGTCGACCCGGACACCCTGGAGCGGTCCATGGGCAAGATGCGGCGGATCGTGGACCAGCGGGACAAGCCGTGA
- the paaI gene encoding hydroxyphenylacetyl-CoA thioesterase PaaI, with protein sequence MTNAAHTMFAADEASRALGIELVEAGEGRAVATMTITRAMVNGHDIAHGGYVFLLADTAFACACNTHGPVTVAAGAEISFVAAGRLGDHLVATATERTRYGRNGIYDVTVHRETPAGPEVVAEFRGRSRVLSAKRDRP encoded by the coding sequence ATGACCAACGCCGCGCACACCATGTTCGCCGCCGACGAGGCGTCCCGCGCGCTGGGCATCGAACTCGTCGAAGCGGGCGAAGGCCGGGCCGTGGCGACCATGACGATCACGCGCGCGATGGTCAACGGCCACGACATCGCCCACGGCGGGTACGTCTTCCTCCTGGCCGACACGGCGTTCGCCTGCGCCTGCAACACCCACGGCCCGGTGACGGTCGCGGCGGGCGCGGAGATCTCCTTCGTCGCGGCCGGCCGGCTGGGTGACCACCTCGTCGCCACGGCCACCGAGCGCACCCGCTACGGCCGCAACGGCATCTACGACGTCACCGTGCACCGGGAGACCCCCGCCGGGCCCGAGGTCGTCGCCGAATTCCGCGGCCGCAGCCGCGTCCTCTCCGCGAAACGGGACCGACCATGA
- the paaZ gene encoding phenylacetic acid degradation bifunctional protein PaaZ, with translation MALLRSYVSGSWHTAADEGVPLHDAATGEEVARISSAGVDFAAALAYGRTVGGPALRELTFHQRAALLKALASHLREHREELYALSARTGATLGDSKFDIDGGIGVLFSYGSKGKRELPNDTVYVEGAVEPLSRGGTFVAQHIATPLRGVAVQINAFNFPVWGPLEKFAPAFLAGVPTLVKPASSTAYLTARLVELIIESGILPEGSLQFVAGSVGDLLDHVTAQDLVSFTGSASTAQKLRAHPVIIRNAVRFNAEADSLNCSILGPDAVRGTAEFDLFVKQLTTEMTVKAGQKCTAIRRAFVPAALLDDVAEAASARLAKVTVGNPTAEGVRMGALASLEQREEVRRSLKALLDAGSVVFGDPERVEVVDADAERGAFISPVLLKADPERTEPHEVEAFGPVSTLMPYTSTEQVVDFAARGGGSLAGSIVSADKEFVREVVLGAAPFHGRLLVLDAEDAKESTGHGSPMPQLVHGGPGRAGGGEEMGGIRGVLHHMQRTAVQGSPAVLSAVTGRWVTGAPRTEGDVHPFRKSLAELKIGDSVVAGPRTVTQEDVDHFAEFTGDTFYAHTDPEAAAANPLFGGIVAHGYLVVSFAAGLFVSPEPGPVLANYGLENLRFLTPVKVGDSLTVTLTAKQITPRIDQEYGEVRWDADVTNADGESVAKYDVLTLVSKEQP, from the coding sequence ATGGCACTGCTGCGCAGCTACGTCTCCGGGAGCTGGCACACGGCGGCGGACGAAGGCGTCCCGTTGCACGACGCGGCCACGGGCGAGGAGGTCGCGCGGATCTCCTCGGCGGGTGTCGACTTCGCGGCGGCGCTGGCATACGGCCGCACGGTCGGTGGCCCGGCGCTGCGCGAGCTGACGTTCCACCAGCGTGCGGCCCTGCTCAAGGCCCTGGCCTCGCACCTGCGCGAGCACCGCGAAGAGCTCTACGCACTCTCCGCTCGCACCGGCGCGACCCTGGGTGACTCGAAGTTCGACATCGACGGCGGCATCGGCGTCCTGTTCAGCTACGGCTCGAAGGGCAAGCGCGAGCTGCCGAACGACACCGTCTACGTCGAGGGTGCCGTCGAGCCGCTCTCGCGCGGGGGCACGTTCGTCGCCCAGCACATCGCGACCCCGCTGCGCGGCGTCGCCGTCCAGATCAACGCGTTCAACTTCCCGGTGTGGGGTCCGCTGGAGAAGTTCGCGCCCGCGTTCCTGGCCGGGGTCCCGACCCTGGTGAAGCCGGCCAGCTCGACGGCCTACCTGACCGCGCGGCTGGTCGAGCTGATCATCGAGTCGGGGATCCTGCCCGAGGGGTCGCTGCAGTTCGTCGCCGGCAGCGTCGGCGACCTCCTGGACCACGTCACCGCGCAGGACCTGGTGTCCTTCACCGGCTCGGCGTCGACCGCCCAGAAGCTGCGGGCGCACCCGGTGATCATCCGCAACGCCGTCCGGTTCAACGCCGAGGCCGACTCGCTGAACTGCTCGATCCTCGGCCCGGACGCGGTGCGCGGGACGGCCGAGTTCGACCTCTTCGTCAAGCAGCTGACCACGGAGATGACGGTCAAGGCCGGCCAGAAGTGCACCGCGATCCGCCGCGCGTTCGTCCCCGCCGCCTTGCTGGACGACGTCGCCGAGGCCGCTTCCGCGCGGCTCGCGAAGGTGACCGTCGGCAACCCCACGGCCGAAGGCGTCCGGATGGGCGCGCTGGCCAGCCTGGAGCAGCGCGAGGAGGTCCGGCGGTCGCTGAAGGCGCTGCTGGACGCCGGGAGCGTCGTGTTCGGCGACCCCGAGCGCGTCGAGGTCGTGGACGCCGACGCCGAGCGCGGCGCCTTCATCTCGCCGGTGCTGCTCAAGGCCGACCCGGAACGAACCGAGCCGCACGAGGTCGAGGCGTTCGGCCCGGTCTCGACGCTGATGCCGTACACGTCCACCGAACAGGTCGTCGATTTCGCCGCGCGCGGCGGCGGCAGCCTCGCCGGGTCGATCGTCAGCGCGGACAAGGAGTTCGTCCGCGAGGTCGTCCTGGGCGCGGCGCCGTTCCACGGCCGGCTGCTGGTGCTCGACGCCGAGGACGCGAAGGAGTCCACCGGGCACGGCTCGCCGATGCCGCAGCTGGTCCACGGCGGCCCGGGCCGCGCGGGCGGCGGCGAGGAAATGGGCGGCATCCGCGGGGTCCTGCACCACATGCAGCGCACCGCTGTGCAGGGTTCGCCCGCCGTGCTCAGCGCCGTCACCGGCCGCTGGGTCACCGGCGCGCCGCGCACCGAAGGTGACGTCCACCCGTTCCGGAAGTCCCTGGCCGAGCTGAAGATCGGTGACTCCGTCGTCGCCGGGCCGCGCACGGTCACCCAGGAGGACGTCGACCACTTCGCCGAGTTCACCGGCGACACGTTCTACGCCCACACCGACCCCGAAGCGGCGGCCGCGAACCCGCTGTTCGGCGGGATCGTCGCGCACGGGTACCTGGTCGTCTCGTTCGCGGCAGGGTTGTTCGTCTCGCCCGAGCCGGGCCCGGTGCTGGCCAACTACGGCCTGGAGAACCTCCGCTTCCTCACCCCGGTCAAGGTCGGCGACTCGCTGACGGTGACGCTGACCGCGAAGCAGATCACCCCGCGGATCGACCAGGAGTACGGCGAGGTCCGCTGGGACGCCGACGTCACCAACGCCGACGGCGAGTCCGTGGCCAAGTACGACGTCCTGACGCTGGTTTCGAAGGAGCAGCCGTGA